The following nucleotide sequence is from Catillopecten margaritatus gill symbiont.
AAATGTGGTGATTACAGAAGCGGCTTTAAAGAAAATTGAGGCACAATTATGAATCAAGAAAAAGTATTAAAAACCTTATTGGCGCCCGTTGTTTCTGAGAAGACATCAATGTTGTCGGCGCAAAATCAATATGCCTTTAAAGTGCGTGTTGATAGCAATAAGAAAGAAATTAAATCCGCAGTTGAAACCTTGTTTGGTGTCACTGTAGAAAATGTTACTACCTCTATTGTTAAAGGTAAAGTAAAAGTTTATAAAGGCAAAAAAGGTCGTCGCGTCAATTGGAAGAAGGCAATGGTAAAAGTGTCTGAAGGTCAAATGATCGATGTAAGCGCATCTTAAGAGAAGGATTATGGCACAAGTAATTAA
It contains:
- the rplW gene encoding 50S ribosomal protein L23, which produces MNQEKVLKTLLAPVVSEKTSMLSAQNQYAFKVRVDSNKKEIKSAVETLFGVTVENVTTSIVKGKVKVYKGKKGRRVNWKKAMVKVSEGQMIDVSAS